The nucleotide window TAACTTGAAATCTAAAACGTTTTATCGATCGTCTAAAACAGTTAGCAGATTTTAACAAAGCCGGTCCTGCAGACTAGCCAGCATTGGCCTGGCTCTTTTTGTTTAGACGAGGCCATTCAAATCACGGATTTTTCTTTGGATGTACACACGTTTgaggttgaaaaataaaataaaatgtttgaagaaaatatctACACTATTAAGCAAAAACTTTAGAAGATTTTAGCTAAGAAAATGATTAAGATAATGTCAAAACACTTTTAAGGATTAAAAACACAGCAAATTTTAAATAGTAAATTGTTATTAGCagtttattgttaatatataaataaataatataaataatttattagtagTTAAGTTGATTTATATACTACAACTTATGTTTTTAATGAGATTAGATCAGTCTCTTATCAACGGTCGTGAggtttttcgaataaatttataCATAGTGAAAGATCGCgcatatattttgattatttagttaataatatgaaaaaggaTTTGtggaaaattgtatatttcCAATTAAAGAAACGGAAATCGAGTTATATCGAAAGGTTCGTGccatataatatatttaatatcattaaaattggAATTATGGTTTAAAAAACgcttttaaaacttttttagatcgattttttatatttatctattcaATTTCTTTCGTTGTTTGTGAGATAAATAcacattttaatttgatatacgaggtctggctattaaataacgaaacagcccgcctagagggcgccctagacgtgTTGGATATCTAGATATTTTATCTATGCACGtctcactattatagtatttgtgctgTTGtggtataaattgaaaaaaaaaaccaatttagtactataaattgttgcaagagccctatggggacaattctctatctcgtgcgagTGTTTTTGAGTGCTGAAATCGGTTTAGTGAAGGCCGAAatagcaaatcaaaattcatggTAATACTGATCGTTTTTGTTTCGGCATTAACCGTATCttgatgactgaatgggttccagaaGCTCAAACTCATTTTTGCAACGCTGCTAaaacgagttcgtaaaaaacgatccgattttgcaccaggacaacgcacctgtcCATAACGCGTTACCTGTGAAACAGTATTTGGTCGGTAAGCCGTACTCTCCAGATTCGGCACCGTgtgactttttttgtttccgaattgagtcgatggaagcggtaaagtaaaaaactaaaggcactcaccaaagaagacttccagcactgcttcgatcattggaaaaaacgtatggaaaggtgtgtggcgaggagaggggagtatattgaaaggaagcattcgaatgtagaataatttttataataaaaccctttttcgtaacctaCAATAAACAGTGATTAAGCTAGAGTCTTGGGGGGGCTATAATAGCCCCGGGCTACATCATTTGaaaaacattctgtattttttgatgtgttgataccacaaatgtaacgtattgatattattgttttaatttttccgggtttctgAATTCCTTATGTAGGCACCGTTATTATTCTAATCCCGGACCTTATAAATCTTAAACCGGCCCTGTCGTCTATGGAAAACACTCAGAAAGTACTTATTGTTACTCTAAAAATTATTGCTTTAGCTCTTAATATAAGATTCTAGTGAATTAAACTCACGCTTTACgactttttatattaaataattactataaaaagtggcattatcataatttttatcaataattatgtttataattttactttaaCACCCCACTGTATATTCAATTACATTGATCCCGAGTTATTTATGTATTTCCGTTCTTATCGaccaatattcattttttcttcttttttatctcaaaatatccCAATCATAGCACAATTCATACAACCACTTTTCAaggtaataatataattggataaaatttgataaataattatatttaaattctcTATTTAAAGAATATACtatttttgatatgaatttaATCCGACGTAACGACAAGTATTATTTTTCACAACTCTTATTGTTTAAATCTGTTTCGGAGTCTGTGCTATATTTAAATCACTTTTTTCGAACGATTCGTTATTAAAACGAAACATTGAATATTTAAACCAGTGCTTCTGAAAAGCTTTTCAAATGAAATCACAAAAATCGGGTGAATTAGAAAATGAAAGGTCAGTATAATTTCTTATACGAtttaagataattttaaaacaaagaaGATAACAACAAGACGTATACAAGGTGTATTGTATGTAACAGCCATCATTAATATAACACGTAATTTACTTTTCAAAAGAATTAGATCAAAAAATTTTGCCAAATATCAACAAAGACGATGAAAATAATGTCCAAGCACAGCAACACGCGATGAAAACGTGATCAAAATGATTACGAACTACATTCAAATCACAATCAGAACAATCGGTTATAACGTTCGAATCCTCTgtcaaactaattttttattaagtaagCCTCGTCATTTTTTGATGTATTTCAAAATGGCGAAGTAGTAGAGTGGGACGGAATGTATGTACGACatgtatcgaaaaaaaattaaaaattcttttgtttCTGATTGTATATTACAAAACATCGTTTTCAATTCCGAATAACTTGTTTCAAATGAAGTTAAAGTGaacttaacctaaccattcCTCAGTCTAACAACATCATTATTGTAGATTCGACGTAAGCCTCCTCATTGGAGGTTTGGATGTTAGTTAGTTAAAATTAACGAGTTTTTATTACCATTCCTATGTTTCATCTGTTGTTCTTTCAacactctatatatatatatatatatatatatatatatatatatatatatatatatatatatatatatatatatatatatatattagtaaTACCCAAGTACCTAAGGGATACTTTACGTAAACTTTCGTCTTTGATCAAGAATAGTTTTGAAACCTCTGGTATACCTTTTTTTATggtctttttataattttccaacTGGTTTCAACAGCAAAATTCGAACAATGTAACTTTTACcattaatttaataaagaaataagaattttttgttttgtttgttctGTCTGAGTTATTACGCAATCTGGATACAagttaatttcaaaacaatcaaATCCTGGGGTTTAATGTATGAATTAAAATCTTGGAATTCCCCTTCTAGACGCTAAATAAACATGTTAATTATTTACTCAAGTcttttaaaatgttatattagCGTCAAATATAATCTCAGTTGCAGTACTGAGCCGTACTCTATAATATAATTAGATACTTGTTATCGTTATGTAGAATATTCAGGAAATTATGTGGAAATTGTTGTGTATTGTGTGTTAATCTTAAAGTAACATCGAAATTGAAACGTTATATTCTTTGTGAGTGGTAAAGAAAATGTGGCCACAACTCTACCGCGTATTTCAGAAACAAAAATCTACAGATTTTCAAAACGAAAGGTTAGTTAAGGTCAAACATACCTAAATTATATCGTCAATCATCACTAAATCCACAAGTTTCACGtttcaaaaatcataaaattaaatgatttataaCTTCTATTTGAATTCAAACTATTTTACCACGTTTAACACTTTTTCTAATATACACGAGATGAAACTACTAGACATTCTCAAGAGTATTCTTAAATGTTAACAGCTTTTCcctcttttcttcttttttttagtaTACCGCCTTTTTTGCtgtttcaaatgttttctaTGTCAATATCGTTTACTTTTATCATCTTGTGTGTGTTTCGTGATTGTGTTATGAAAACATGAATtgcaacaaatttatttaacgGGAATTTTAAggtatataaaatcaaattattttgaaaagtgttcACTTCATCACTTTGTTTATTTCGACAttggttttttatttagaaacttATATATTCAACCTTTTTATATGTCCCAAACAAATACGTTAACACCTTTTTcctgtttttcttcttttttttttagtataccGCCTTTTTTGCTGTGTCAAATGTTCTTTAAGtcaatatcttttattttaataatcttGTGTGTTTCGTGATTGTGTTGTGAAAACATGAATtggaacaaatttatttaacgGAAATATTAAggtattcaaaatcaaattaaataaaaaaaatttttaaaaatgttcatttcaTCGGTTTGCTTATTTCGACattggttttttatttaaaaacttatctATTCAACCTTTTTATATGTCCCAAGCAAATACGTTAACAACTTTCATTAACAAATGTCGAAATATTtcgcattttataataatactaaTTATATATACgcgtacatatttttttatgaaaaacatttccTGTAAATTCCTAATATATAAGATTGTTTAAACTATTATCATTAATGACGTCATTCGTACAATCGCAATTTGTCTATGCTTTCAACTTGAATTAGTTATACAATAGACcgtttattttacaattttacatcTCATTAGTTATTTGGatgtttttagaataaataataaatctcTTAGCGTAACAATTATGTTTTGTACTTATAGTAGttataaatacaaaacaatAGGTATAGTATTACTAATTAATTAGTGGtggtaaaatatgaaaatctggCAACAACGCGTacaaatagaatattaaaatcTACTGGTAAAAGCAATCGAACTAAAATAAACTAATTCAATTGACATACAAATTTAATCAATCTAAACCAGCTACTTTCTCATAACTTATATCTTATAACCATAGAGATATTACCAATATATGTAATATCTCTATGCTTATAACCCTCGTATTCTTGTTTGGATAGTATTCTTGTATTATACGATAAATATGGATTACACCTCCACGGAGTCTTTACAAGGCCGTGAGATTTATGTTTGGTATGACAGATTTAttctttgaaacaaaaatacagtttatTCATGTTTCTCCTAGTACAAATGACTCACAATTTATGTTAGTCTACTATGTGGTAATTGTGAAATCGGTCAGTTGGAAAAATTTGTCTATAAATTTGTGTAGAAACAAATTTCTGTTTCCGcgtactttttttattattagtgtTCGGCGTTTGTAAAAAAATGGATATGGAAATGGAAGATATAATGTGGAAACaaatttatcagaaattacAGGCACAAAAAAGTACTGAACATGTACAAAGTGAACACGAACTCAGGTAAACGAAAATTAAACTAAATCATCGAcagatttattattaaattgaataaccCTTCGAATTATATTTACGCAGTGTTgtgttaatttaattaaaaagtgattcactacaattttatttttacgcAACAgagatttttaaataattaggaatattaggttatgtttataTTTCGTCTGGATTTTAATGGGaaagttttgttataaaaattttcacattattgTGACTTTGTTTGTCTTTTAGTATGAGAAAAATGTACATCTCGAGTTTTCCGGCACATTTTTTACCTCAAACATTCCGTTATTAGtcaatgttataaaaatagacaCGGTTTTAATAACATCGCATGCATCAGCTATTCATTATATcatataactttgaaaataatactaATTGATAGTATAGTgcgtataattaaaaaaataatccattaTAAAcggatattttataaaacatattattattacatcTGCATATAGTTcgataatagaaataataaatattaacgcCATCTATGGTTAACCGTCATGTATACACCAATAAGCGTTTTCAAATATGGCAGTTTTAACCCAAGAATTCTTCCACAAGACAAATGACGATCCACTTTCATTAATCCCACACAATCCAATTTTGTGACGTCATAAATTACAGCAAGTGTAGCCATTATGATCcgcttaaaatttatttcaaaatttagaacctattcatattttatttacctAGTAAAGAgagatttatatgaaaaaaaccacattatttattgttatacgGCTTGTATCTTATAAAGAGAGGTAATTTCGTGTATTCTGTGACGTCAGAAGAATGTCTCACAGATTTGGTTAAGTAGACCATCCTTTGTTAAGTGGAAGTCCTTGGTTTTAACCCTCAATTTGTTCTTTTGACCTTGTTGCACATTATAATACTCAGATTTTTATCGTTCACGAGATTGTTACATCAGTTAACggttgtaaatatatttataaaacgtCCAAGGTcttcttttatatcaaaaatgtatcatgtaatattaaaaatgtctaataatttttatatatatgtatatctacggttttgttattgtttttttttagtaaccTTGATCTTATAGATCAAAGAGGTTATTTTAATTTCGTAAATCGTTCAATGAACTAGATTATGTAATTCCGGAGACATACAAGGTATTTgccaaaaacaatatttatttctaatatataattatcGAATCATACAATTTTTGAGTCATATGTTATAAAAATACCGCATAAAACTTGTGACTgataatattatctaattaaACAATTGTGTTATAAATTGAATCTAATATTTTAACCTTAAAAGAAGATCGTTTGTAATTTGTGTGGCCTACCAAGTAGTGATAATAAAacattaacaaatttaaaagttaggTTATAATATTAGAAATCTCAAAACCCTCGAGATTAAAAGTTTTGACGCagttgttattaataaaaaattaaattattcaattgagtttaacaaattaaatttcgcGCAGAATCACACGTTAAATAATATGACATTTTATTGTCGAGTACTATGTTGTGTTGATTGTTAAGTTTGTAACATTAAgtattaaattcattatttatcaagtttaaaaaaatgttgctaAAAAGTGGGAAAGTAATTACGAAATTATTGATACAAACAAGAAAAATGCATCTTTTACACGACAAGACGTACATTAATGGCCAATGGATTTCGGCTGctagtaacaaaattttcgaagtTCTAAATCCAGCTGACGGTAGTATTATTTCTACTGTACCCGATATGGATATCGAAGACACTCAAAAAGCAATCGAATCCGCCGCAAACGCTTTCGAAACATGGAAAAACACAACACCAAAAGAACGTTCGTATTTTTTAAGAAACTGGTACAATCTACTGATAAAAAACCGCGATAATTTAGCAAAAATCATAACATTAGAATCTGGAAAACCACTTCCCGAAGCCCTAGGAGAAGTAAATTACGGTAACAGTTTTGTAGAATGGTTTTCAGAACAAGCTAGAAACGTTCGAGGTGAAATAATACAAAGTTCTactacgacaaaaaaaattctagtcGAACATTATCCTATAGGTATgtagaattatatttattagatCTTTATACGGagtaaaacgatattttttagGGGTGGCAGCTTTAATAACCCCTTGGAATTTTCCACACGCTATGATAACAAGAAAAGTGAGCCCAGCGTTAGCCGTTGGTTGTACTTGCGTGATAAAACCAGCCGAAGATACGCCTTTAACGGCTTTAGCCCTCCTGGAATTAGCAGAAGAAGCCGGAATACCTAAGGGGGTTTTAAACATTGTAACCAGCGGTAGAAAAAACGCACCGAAAATAGGTAAATTATTATGCGAAAGCTCTTTAGTTGCAGGTATTTCGTTTACCGGTTCCACTCAAGTAGGGAAGATTCTTTATAAGCAATGTTCTGCTGGTGTTAAACGATTAGGGTTGGAATTGGGGGGTAACGCCCCGTTTATAGTGTACAACACAGCTGATGTGGATAAAGCGGTGGAAGGAGCTGTGACGGCTAAATTTAGAAACTGCGGTCAAGCTTGTGTAGCGGCTAATAGATTTCTAGTACAAGAAGGAGTGTATGATAGTTTTGTGGGGAAATTAGTGGATCGAGTTAAGGATCTTAAAATCGGTTGTGGTTTCGATAGCGGTGTACGAATCGGACCTTTGATAAACCGAGCacagtttgaaaaaatatcgaatttagtAGGAGACGCTGTGGCTAAAGGGGCTAAAGTCGTGATAGGGGGTATACCGGCTCCGAAAATCGGGGAATTATTCTACGAGCCGACTGTCGTCGTTgatgttaataaaaatacgaTGTTGTTTTCTGAGGAAATATTCGGACCGGTTATTGGTATCGTTAAGTTTAAAACGGAAGAAGAAAGTTTGGATATAGCTAACGGAACGGATAGGGGTTTGGCAGCTTATTTCTATTCGGAAGATATCAAGCAGATATTTAGGGTGAATAGGAATTTGGAAGCAGGGATGATTGGGGTTAACGAGGGACTCATTTCGACAGTCGAAGCTCCTTTCGGGGGTATCAAAGAGTCAGGAATTGGTAGGGAAGGTTCACATCGCGGCGTCGAGGAGTATACTTACATCAAATATACTTGTATTGGTAATTTGGAATgaattaatatcaattattgttATACAAGATGTCCTAAGTGAAATTTGCATCTATTTATATATCGAGTTGTAATTAGATTTGAAAAAGagattaattttgatttttagagAAGTTAAGTTTGATGGTAGTctctaatttctaattttcatcCCTTTAACGACGAAAACCAACCcttaaaataactaaaataaccCAATTTATAAGCtgcttcaattatttatacaaacaacaatattatttaaaaatcaaataaaataaaagtcaaaTTTACCCTATTAAGGGCTCAATTGTTGTGGTAATTTATAACTTATGTTGTTTACCCCTTTAGTATTCAAAATAAACCCATAAAATACctaaaataacttattttctAAGTTGCTTAGATTACCAATCCAAACAAcaaattatcttgaaaaaattaggtAATATCACCCTGTAGATGGCTTAGTCGTGTAGTTCATtgaaaattcttgttttttatcCCTTTACAATCCAAAATCAACCCTTAAAATACCTAAAATAACCCAATTTTGAAgatgtttcaaatatctatgcaagtatcaatattttacaaatatttaggACGTTTTCACCCTACAGAAGGCTCAATTGTTATggtaattagaaattttttgtttttcatccCTCCAATACTCAAAATCAACCCttaaaatatctaaaacaaCCCAATTTATAAGTtgctttaattatttatataaacaacaatacattaaaaatacaaGTCAAATTTACTCTTAATGGCTCGATTGTTGTTGTACtttataatttatgttatttacCCCTCTAGTATTCAAAATCAACCCTTAAAATATCTTAAATAACTTATTTTGCAAGTTGCTTCGATCACCAATCAGAACAACAAtacatcttgaaaaaaattgaataatttcaaccTGTACAATGCTCAATCCtgttgttaattgaaaattcatgtTTTCATCCCTTTAATACCCATAACCAACCCTTAAAATACCTAAAATTACGCACTTTCGAAGTTGCTTCatttaccaataaaaacaacaatatatCTTTAAGAAAATAAGCTAATTTCACCCTGTAGATGACTCAATCgtattgttaattgaaaatatctatttctCATCCTTTTATTGTCCAAATTAAACCCTCGAAATACTTCAGATAACACATTCTcaagaaaaacatttcaattttaaccAAACCTAGAACAAATCTCAGAACATCTGATATCAACATGAAAATCGATGTTACCGGGTGcttacaataattttgttttcgatttatGTTATAATTAAATACAAGATTGTATTCATATAAAGTCTAGAACAAATCTGGGATTATTTGAAATCGATATTGCTTTTGATATTACCAGGGgcttacaataatttataattataaatattgttctAGTTTTATTTTAGTCCAGTCACGTGATAACGTGTTGACACctaattacattaattttttttccaaatattaaatgttAGGAATGTAgtgatataaatatgaaaatacgtCTTCCAAAAATGTCTTCCAAAATGTAACTCGCAATATTATACCCGGTTGTTCAAAAAGTTTTGTCGATCAGTATCGGAAACGCGATTtctgatttgaaaaattttattattcactcACACTATAATACGCATACATGGCTGTTCGATGTAAATAATTTCCCAAGTTTCTTTTTAATGTAACAGTCAACGTGAATCAAGTCCAGTTAATAAAAAGGATGCACCGATTTtcacgatattttttttttaatttgaattttgaattttttcgcGAAATTTCCCTAAAATGATCTCAAATTTAGGTAGAGACATAACAGATTAAGTCGACATGTCGACCGTGTACGCTAAACGATTATAAAATCGCTCGAATGGCGCTTTCAGTACTCGTAGAAtcatcgattattttcgaatcTCTCATAATAAACGAACGGGTTGTCGAAGTGACTTTCAAACAATGAAATGTGAGACAAAAAACAACGCAAATCATGTCGTATTTCGAATGATTTACATAGCTGTTAATCTGTGAAGAgatataatcgaaaataatcgattataaaaTCGTTCGAATGACGCATTCGGTACTCGTAGAATCATCCATGAAATACGAACGGATTGACAGATTGACTTTTGAACAGTGACGAAACTTATTGaacaattgtttattttaaatttcctGAAAAGTTCTGTCAAATAAACACGTTTTGacagaattttcttgaaaaacttataattaagtagaaaaattgttagtaaaataatttattccataaataaatGACATACGTCAATAAATTATcgcattttttctttatttcccCCCTTTTTTCTCTTATGGAGTACCCTGATCCATTAAACCGATTCGGAATCAGTTCCGcgaacaaaactaaaaaaggaTTATCTCGAATCCAATTTTATAAGTGAAGTTTAAACCTCAAATTACAGATACCGTTTTTTTCGCGTTTTATAGATGGCGTTTACTGATAAACTACGGTTTAAACGTTACCTGCGGTCTGGGGGAGTTTAAACGGCAGTTTAACCTGAAACGGAGGATCCTAACCCAACTTTTTCGAATTGttcacaccaacactcacaattacactgtctgacgcacgtttcgataaccgagttgtcttctttagagactgaaggtcAACTACTTTTTGGCACAACCATGGtatattctaattaatttcCCCCCCGATTCTTTCATTTCCAGAACTCTAAAGGTATCATTTTCAGATGTGTTAGTATCACCTTCATTCGAGGCTGTACATCATTGAGAATCCTATTTTTGACACAGCCCTCgtatattctaaataatttcccCCCCGATTCTTTTGTTTCCAGAATTGTACAGGTGGACGGTGGATTTTTCGAGAAATGGGGCTCGTTATTCAGAGAGCACGCCGAATACGTGGCGGAAaaggaaaatttggaaaagaagAAAGTCGCCGAAGCGGCAGCGGAAATTTCGCCTGAGAAATTAAAGGAAGAAATCGATTCGGAACAACCTCTACCAACTGTAGAAAGTGATGAGGATTCCGTCGTTTCGACGGATTCAGAAGGAGAAACAGAAAAAGATCAATCCGAACTTATAGCGGCGGCATGGAATGTAAGTATATATTGTAATAATTGAACTTTCCTATTAATAGATCC belongs to Diorhabda carinulata isolate Delta chromosome X, icDioCari1.1, whole genome shotgun sequence and includes:
- the LOC130900893 gene encoding glutarate-semialdehyde dehydrogenase translates to MLLKSGKVITKLLIQTRKMHLLHDKTYINGQWISAASNKIFEVLNPADGSIISTVPDMDIEDTQKAIESAANAFETWKNTTPKERSYFLRNWYNLLIKNRDNLAKIITLESGKPLPEALGEVNYGNSFVEWFSEQARNVRGEIIQSSTTTKKILVEHYPIGVAALITPWNFPHAMITRKVSPALAVGCTCVIKPAEDTPLTALALLELAEEAGIPKGVLNIVTSGRKNAPKIGKLLCESSLVAGISFTGSTQVGKILYKQCSAGVKRLGLELGGNAPFIVYNTADVDKAVEGAVTAKFRNCGQACVAANRFLVQEGVYDSFVGKLVDRVKDLKIGCGFDSGVRIGPLINRAQFEKISNLVGDAVAKGAKVVIGGIPAPKIGELFYEPTVVVDVNKNTMLFSEEIFGPVIGIVKFKTEEESLDIANGTDRGLAAYFYSEDIKQIFRVNRNLEAGMIGVNEGLISTVEAPFGGIKESGIGREGSHRGVEEYTYIKYTCIGNLE